Proteins encoded together in one Ipomoea triloba cultivar NCNSP0323 chromosome 4, ASM357664v1 window:
- the LOC116016640 gene encoding probable serine/threonine-protein kinase PBL7, which translates to MGWFPCSGQSARKKGCKNIAVIDPNPSDKSRSRSRNSLNSQDVSVKDGGANQIAAKTFTFRELAAATRNFRGDCLVGEGGFGRVYKGRLDSNQVVAIKQLDRNGLQGNREFLVEVLMLSLLHHPNLVNLIGYCADGDQRLLVYEYMPLGSLEDHLHDLTPGKKQLDWNTRMKIAAGAAKGLEYLHDKASPPVIYRDLKCSNILLDEGFYPKLSDFGLAKLGPVGDNTHVSTRVMGTYGYCAPEYAMTGQLTVKSDVYSFGVVLLEIITGKRAIENSKVGGEQNLVSWARPLFKDRKKFKQMADPMLQGQYPLRGLYQALAVAAMCVQEQPNMRPAIADVVTALSYLASQKFDPESQAAQNTRWSPSASPRMKKDSDKKQNGTNGSERDRTTRFK; encoded by the exons ATGGGATGGTTTCCATGTTCCGGGCAATCGGCGAGGAAGAAAGGCTGCAAGAACATCGCAGTAATCGATCCTAATCCCTCCG ACAAGTCGAGGTCGAGGTCGAGGAATTCATTGAACTCGCAGGATGTGTCTGTTAAGGATGGAGGAGCCAATCAAATTGCAGCCAAGACTTTTACATTCCGTGAATTAGCGGCTGCCACTAGAAATTTTCGAGGCGATTGTCTGGTTGGAGAGGGTGGTTTTGGAAGGGTTTATAAAGGGCGACTTGATTCCAACCAG GTTGTTGCCATCAAGCAACTTGATCGAAATGGATTGCAAGGAAACCGGGAGTTTCTTGTGGAAGTCTTGATGCTAAGTCTGTTACACCATCCTAATCTTGTTAATCTCATTGGCTATTGCGCTGATGGGGATCAAAGACTTCTGGTCTATGAGTACATGCCATTAGGGTCTTTGGAAGATCATCTTCATG ATCTTACACCCGGGAAAAAACAGCTTGATTGGAATACAAGAATGAAAATTGCTGCTGGAGCTGCAAAAGGATTGGAGTATTTACATGACAAGGCTAGCCCACCAGTGATATACCGTGATTTAAAATGCTCAAACATTTTGCTTGACGAGGGTTTTTACCCTAAGTTGTCTGATTTTGGCCTGGCCAAGTTGGGGCCTGTAGGAGACAATACACATGTGTCTACCAGGGTTATGGGTACTTATGGATATTGCGCTCCCGAATATGCTATGACGGGACAGTTGACTGTAAAGTCAGATGTTTACAGCTTCGGGGTTGTACTTTTGGAAATCATCACTGGAAAGAGAGCAATCGAGAACTCAAAAGTTGGAGGGGAGCAGAACCTTGTCTCATGG GCAAGACCTTTATTCAAAGATCGGAAGAAGTTCAAGCAGATGGCTGATCCAATGCTGCAAGGTCAATACCCGTTAAGGGGCTTGTATCAAGCGCTTGCAGTAGCAGCAATGTGTGTTCAAGAGCAGCCCAACATGCGCCCCGCCATAGCAGATGTTGTTACAGCTCTTAGTTACCTGGCTTCACAAAAGTTCGACCCCGAGTCCCAAGCAGCTCAGAACACACGCTGGTCGCCTTCGGCTTCACCTCGAATGAAGAAAGATAGCGATAAGAAACAAAACGGTACCAATGGATCTGAAAGAGATCGAACCACAAGATTCAAATGA
- the LOC116014936 gene encoding two-component response regulator-like APRR7, with the protein MEIHAKEEMHVTGDDDKELMVNSASEFWETFLHVTSIRVLVVENDDSTRRVISALLMNCNYEVIGASNGLEAWKILEDETNQIDLVLSEVVIPYLSGLDLLCKIRSHKPRSNIPVIMMSSHDLMSLVFKCLSNGAVDFLVKPVRKNELKNLWQHVWRSSHNSNGSASVGGKETKSSDDDGEDSRSSSDLKTGGGNE; encoded by the exons ATGGAGATCCATGCGAAGGAAGAAATGCACGTAACCGGGGACGACGACAAGGAGTTGATGGTTAATAGTGCGAGTGAATTCTGGGAGACGTTTCTTCATGTTACGTCCATTAGGGTGCTGGTGGTGGAGAACGATGACTCCACGAGGCGTGTTATCAGTGCGCTGCTTATGAATTGCAATTATGAAG TGATCGGAGCTTCAAACGGATTGGAAGCATGGAAGATTTTAGAAGATGAAACCAACCAGATTGATCTTGTGCTCAGTGAGGTAGTAATTCCTTATTTGTCAGGCTTAGATCTTCTCTGCAAAATAAGGAGTCACAAACCGCGCAGTAATATTCCCGTGATTA TGATGTCCTCCCACGATTTGATGAGCTTGGTCTTCAAGTGTTTGTCAAATGGCGCAGTAGACTTCCTGGTAAAACCTGTTAGGAAGAATGAGCTTAAGAACTTGTGGCAGCACGTCTGGAGAAGTAGCCACAAT TCTAATGGCAGTGCAAGTGTGGGTGGGAAAGAAACCAAAAGCTCTGACGACGATGGCGAGGATAGTAGAAGCAGCAGCGACTTGAAAACCGGTGGTGGCAATGAATGA
- the LOC116015650 gene encoding 60S ribosomal protein L4-1-like — protein MATAAARPLVSVQALENDMATDGASATNSVALPGVMKAPIRPDVVTFVHSNISRNSRQPYAVSKRAGHQTSAESWGTGRAVSRIPRVPGGGTHRAGQGAFGNMCRGGRMFAPTKIWRRWHRKIPVNQKRYAVASAIAATAVPSLVLARGHRIESVPEIPLVVSDSAEGIEKTSNAIKALKQIGAFPDAEKAKDSQAIRAGKGKMRNRRYISRKGPLIVYGTEGAKLVKAFRNIPGIDICHVDRLNLLKLAPGGHLGRFVIWTKSAFDKLDEVYGSFDKPSEKKKGYVLPRPKMVNADLARIINSDEVQSVVRPIKKEVKRATLKKNPLKNLNVHLKLNPYAKTARRMALLAEAQRVKAKSEKLAQKRLQITKEEASAIRAAGKSWYKTMISDSDYTEFENFSKWLGVSQ, from the exons ATGGCCACAGCCGCCGCACGCCCTCTCGTTTCCGTTCAAGCCCTAGAGAATGACATGGCCACCGACGGAGCAAGCGCCACCAACTCCGTCGCTCTCCCCGGCGTCATGAAGGCTCCGATTCGCCCCGACGTCGTAACCTTCGTTCACTCCAACATTTCCCGGAACTCCCGTCAGCCGTACGCGGTGTCGAAGCGCGCCGGCCACCAGACCTCCGCCGAGTCCTGGGGAACTGGTCGCGCTGTGTCCCGTATCCCCCGTGTTCCAGGCGGCGGAACTCACCGTGCCGGCCAGGGAGCGTTCGGAAACATGTGCCGTGGTGGAAGGATGTTCGCTCCCACTAAGATCTGGCGCCGCTGGCACCGGAAGATCCCGGTGAATCAGAAGCGCTACGCCGTCGCCTCCGCCATCGCCGCCACCGCGGTTCCTTCCCTTGTCCTTGCTCGCGGCCACCGAATCGAATCGGTCCCTGAAATCCCCCTCGTGGTCTCCGATTCCGCCGAGGGAATTGAGAAGACATCCAACGCCATCAAGGCTCTCAAGCAAATCGGAGCGTTCCCTGACGCCGAGAAAGCTAAGGACAGCCAAGCAATCCGCGCTGGCAAAGGTAAGATGCGTAACCGCCGCTACATTTCCCGCAAAGGCCCTCTGATTGTTTACGGAACCGAAGGCGCTAAGCTAGTAAAAGCCTTCCGGAACATTCCTGGTATTGACATTTGCCACGTGGACCGCCTCAACCTCCTGAAGCTCGCTCCAGGAGGCCATCTCGGCCGCTTCGTTATCTGGACGAAATCTGCATTTGACAAACTGGACGAAGTTTATGGCTCTTTCGACAAGCCTtcggagaagaagaagggtTACGTCTTGCCTAGGCCTAAGATGGTTAATGCTGATCTTGCTAGGATCATCAATTCTGATGAGGTGCAGTCTGTTGTGAGACCAATTAAGAAGGAAGTGAAGAGAGCTACTCTCAAGAAGAATCCATTGAAGAACCTGAATGTGCATCTCAAGCTTAACCCTTATGCCAAGACTGCCAGGAGAATGGCCCTTTTGGCTGAGGCTCAGCGTGTTAAGGCCAAGTCAGAGAAGCTTGCTCAGAAGAGACTACAAATCACAAAG GAGGAGGCATCTGCAATCAGGGCTGCTGGGAAGTCCTGGTACAAGACAATGATCTCCGACAGTGACTACACAGAGTTTGAGAACTTCTCAAAGTGGTTGGGAGTGTCTCAGTGA
- the LOC116017900 gene encoding WRKY transcription factor 44 isoform X1 yields the protein MEIKEVKKIAVAKPVATRPTCSAYRPFSELLSGAINGSSTGGCSQTAVIAAIRPKTVRLRSAGNQTLGGKVEMPGTSAWSPPANVLKSDDKPTIVYKPMPKLLSKTTFPQNLNMRSSTSSQQNEAAEETNQVKPSDIRLEAHQSLSLKSGTEKKPVENSKMALQNIEEDERSVFQASGVDCLSGDGYNWRKYGQKQVKGSEYPRSYYKCTHPKCPVKKKVERSVDDQIAEIVYKGEHNHPKPQLPRSNLRDGQPKGVLVSEDTCNETNNPARSEQLTLQNEPCGPSTEHKNNTMLSTRSTYSSGAPPPCYPITSAAAFHGEVSTPENSCAPSGIHREGSQGLEAEGDELKGKRRKCGSQTNDGATLGNGAMETQTVVGSTTDSETTRDGFRWRKYGQKVVKGNTYPRSYYRCTSPKCNVRKYVERAPDDPKSFITTYEGKHNHDIPTRNPNPEASRSSTRAAATKEKS from the exons ATGGAGATCAAAGAGGTAAAGAAGATTGCGGTAGCCAAACCTGTTGCGACGAGGCCTACTTGTTCTGCCTATAGACCGTTCTCCGAGCTTCTTTCTGGTGCAATAAATGGATCATCCACCGGGGGCTGTTCTCAGACCGCAGTCATAGCTGCCATTAGACCGAAGACAGTGAGATTAAGGTCAGCGGGGAACCAAACTTTAGGTGGAAAG GTCGAGATGCCTGGCACTTCAGCTTGGTCTCCTCCCGCTAATGTGTTGAAATCAGATGACAAACCGACCATCGTATACAAACCCATGCCAAAGCTACTCTCCAAGACAACTTTTCCTCAAAATTTAAACATG AGAAGCTCTACATCGAGTCAGCAAAACGAAGCAGCTGAGGAGACGAACCAAGTCAAACCATCTGACATCAGATTAGAAGCTCATCAAAGTTTATCATTGAAGTCAGGAACAGAAAAAAAACCGGTTGAAAACTCGAAAATGGCATTGCAGAACATAGAAGAGGATGAGCGTTCTGTGTTTCAGGCCAGTGGCGTGGACTGTCTTTCGGGCGATGGATATAATTGGAGGAAATATGGACAGAAGCAAGTTAAGGGAAGCGAGTACCCGAGAAGTTACTACAAGTGTACACATCCAAAATGCCCCGTGAAAAAGAAGGTCGAGAGATCAGTAGATGATCAGATTGCAGAAATTGTGTACAAGGGTGAGCATAACCACCCTAAGCCTCAGCTTCCAAGAAGCAACTTGCGGGATGGACAACCGAAAGGGGTTCTCGTCTCTGAGGATACTTGTAATGAAACCAATAACCCCGCAAGGAGCGAGCAACTTACTCTACAAAATGAGCCTTGTGGACCTAGCACCGAGCATAAAAACAACACCATGTTGTCCACACGCTCAACTTATTCTAGCGGGGCTCCTCCACCGTGCTATCCCATTACATCTGCTGCAGCATTCCATGGTGAGGTATCAACTCCCGAAAACTCTTGTGCTCCAAGTGGGATACATCGAGAAGGAAGTCAAGGATTGGAGGCAGAAGGCGATGaactaaaaggaaaaagaag GAAGTGCGGGAGCCAAACCAACGATGGAGCGACACTCGGGAATGGTGCAATGGAGACACAGACTGTTGTCGGGAGTACAACTGATTCTGAAACCACGAGGGATGGATTCCGCTGGCGAAAGTATGGGCAGAAGGTAGTTAAAGGAAATACGTACCCCAG GAGCTATTACAGATGCACTAGTCCTAAGTGCAATGTGAGGAAGTATGTGGAGAGAGCCCCCGATGATCCAAAATCCTTCATAACGACCTACGAGGGAAAACACAACCACGACATTCCAACAAGGAACCCAAATCCCGAAGCATCGAGATCAAGCACAAGGGCTGCAGCCACGAAAGAAAAATCATAG
- the LOC116015653 gene encoding thioredoxin-like protein AAED1, chloroplastic produces MAVSLSATTTRSYGGTMLLSGRNVYQNPIHQNLSFPLNLSPKPITTKPSAPTKPNRICAISSSAGTESNVVNEETVNVLDNVTVFDLNGQGIPISDLWKDRRAVVAFARHFGCVLCRKRADYLAAVKDKMDAAGVALVLIGPGSVDQAKTFYAQTKFKGEVYADPSYASYKALRFVSGVLTTFTPGAGLKIIQLYMEGYRQDWELSFEKDTRERGGWQQGGIVIAGPGKTNFLYIHKDKEAGDDPPIEDILRACCLQSTP; encoded by the exons ATGGCAGTATCTCTCTCTGCAACAACAACGCGAAGCTATGGCGGTACCATGCTGCTTTCTGGCCGCAACGTTTATCAAAACCCAATTCATCAAAATCTCAGCTTTCCTCTGAACCTTAGCCCAAAACCCATCACTACTAAACCCTCAGCTCCAACAAAACCCAACAGAATATGTGCTATCTCCAGCTCTGCAG GAACCGAGTCTAATGTTGTGAATGAGGAGACTGTCAATGTGTTGGACAATGTGACCGTGTTTGATTTGAATGGACAAGGAATACCTATTTCGGATTTGTGGAAAGATAGAAGAGCTGTAGTTGCATTTGCCCGCCATTTCGG ATGTGTGCTTTGTCGCAAAAGGGCCGACTATCTTGCTGCAGTTAAG GATAAGATGGATGCAGCTGGTGTGGCACTTGTCTTGATCGGGCCTGGTAGTGTCGATCAG GCCAAGACATTTTATGCACAAACGAAATTCAAGGGAG AGGTTTATGCAGACCCTAGCTATGCATCATATAAGGCATTGAGATTTGTGTCTGGCGTTTTAACCACATTCACTCCCGGG GCGGGTCTGAAAATCATCCAATTATACATGGAAGGTTACAGACAGGATTGGGAGCTTTCGTTTGAGAAAGACACAAGGGAAAGAGGTGGTTG GCAACAAGGTGGAATAGTCATTGCAGGTCCGGGTAAAACTAACTTCTTGTACATCCATAAG GACAAAGAAGCAGGAGATGATCCACCAATCGAAGATATCTTGAGGGCTTGTTGCTTGCAAAGTACTCCTTAA
- the LOC116015649 gene encoding pentatricopeptide repeat-containing protein At5g02830, chloroplastic: MREALVILPSSSVSLPPPNPAATPPPHRCRNHRPSTKSKPKLKPKKKSSPCNSASTFSASSPPPPLLTPTPKWDSTASYHRRSLKFYAEIASRHAEDGRFQDFMMIVESVVVSGTDAANFARLLNVNLISLGIVRMIEEGKLGSVVELLSSVQKLQIHPPLLLDGAAITALHRDCQRIVKCGKEEEIVTLMETLQGYGLPIKEFVEPLEIIRLCVRKLNPSAAIRYAHIFPHVQILLCTIIHEFGKKGDLDSALTVFEVSKQDLDSPNMFAYRIIIDVCGLCGEYLKSRPIYEELIAQGATPNAYVFNSLMNVNACDLSYTLYLYKDMKKLGVTADTTSYNILLKSCCLAGRVDLAKNIYKEVKCLESAGALKLDVFTYSTLIKVFAEAKMWQMALKVKQDMLSAGVAPNVVTWSSLISACANAGLVDQAIQLFKEMLQAGCEPTAQCCNIILHACVEARQYDRAFRLFRSWKENGLQKDDYGRNAENNMGVNLGLGNCAGVPNCTSSSSLEQFSIRVPFIPTTSTYNTLMKACGTDYYRAKALMDEMKTMGLSPNHISWSILIDICGGSGNVQGALQILRSMLDAGIQPDVVTYTTAIKICVEQKSLKTAFLLFAEMKRFQIKPNMVTYNTLLRAHGRFGSLEEVKQCLAVYQDMRKAGYRLNDHHLKQLIEEWCEGLIQNRHRKEGQLASQNRIDLDPKSLLLEKVAEHLQKSNAESLSIDLQKLSKVEARILVLAVLRMMKETSNPGDLTTDDVQIILGVDQVGTPAANHGSGVKETIIELLQHDLGLEVVSTGSKTETDRNYGEINSADESSDTEENRESGVLPSQSDFPTRRPAVLQKLKITKESLHSWLQRRMDDSERQSPTDM, encoded by the exons ATGAGAGAAGCGTTAGTAATCCTTCCCTCCTCTTCCGTTTCTCTCCCGCCGCCCAACCCCGCTGCTACTCCTCCGCCGCACCGCTGCCGTAACCACCGGCCGTCCACCAAGTCCAAACCTAAACTAAAGCCTAAGAAGAAATCCAGTCCCTGCAACTCAGCCTCCACCTTCTCCGCTTCTTCTCCACCTCCTCCTCTGCTCACGCCCACTCCCAAATGGGACTCCACCGCCTCCTACCACCGCAGGAGCCTCAAATTCTACGCGGAAATCGCTTCCCGCCACGCCGAGGACGGGAGATTCCAGGATTTCATGATGATTGTGGAAAGCGTCGTCGTTTCTGGAACCGATGCTGCGAATTTTGCGAGGTTGCTGAATGTGAACCTCATTTCTCTTGGAATCGTGAGGATGATCGAGGAAGGGAAGCTAGGGAGTGTTGTCGAGTTGCTGAGTAGTGTTCAGAAGCTGCAAATTCATCCTCCTCTGCTGCTCGATGGAGCTGCTATCACCGCGCTTCACAGAGATTGTCAGCGCATTGTGAAGTGTGGCAAAGAGGAAGAAATTGTTACATTGATGGAAACACTCCAAG GGTATGGTTTGCCAATTAAAGAATTTGTGGAGCCCTTGGAAATCATAAGGCTTTGTGTCAGAAAACTAAACCCAAGTGCTGCCATCAG GTATGCACATATTTTTCCACATGTGCAAATTTTGTTGTGTACCATAATTCATGAATTTGGGAAGAAAGGTGACTTGGACTCTGCCCTAACCGTGTTTGAAGTATCCAAGCAGGATTTGGATTCTCCTAATATGTTCGCCTACCGGATAATTATAGATGTGTGTGGTCTCTGTGGTGAATACTTGAAGTCTAGGCCCATATACGAG GAGTTAATTGCTCAAGGTGCAACCCCAAATGCATATGTTTTCAACAGTCTCATGAATGTAAATGCTTGTGATTTGAGCTACACGTTATATCTATACAAGGATATGAAG AAACTAGGTGTTACAGCTGATACGACATCTTATAACATCCTTCTGAAATCATGCTGTCTTGCTGGAAGAGTCGATCTAGCCAAAAACATTTATAAGGAGGTGAAGTGCTTGGAGTCAGCAGGAGCATTGAAATTGGATGTCTTCACATACAGCACCTTAATTAAG GTCTTTGCTGAAGCAAAAATGTGGCAAATGGCTCTTAAAGTCAAACAAGATATGCTATCAGCAGGTGTTGCTCCCAATGTTGTTACATGGTCATCATTGATCAGTGCATGTGCCAATGCAGGTCTTGTAGACCAAGCAATTCAATTATTCAAAGAAATGCTTCAAGCCGGTTGTGAGCCTACTGCACAATGTTGCAACATCATCCTTCACGCTTGTGTTGAAGCACGCCAATATGACAGGGCATTTCGGCTTTTCAGGTCCTGGAAGGAAAATGGGCTGCAGAAGGATGATTATGGAAGAAATGCGGAAAACAATATGGGGGTCAACCTCGGGCTTGGAAATTGTGCTGGGGTACCAAACTGCACATCTTCCTCAAGTCTAGAACAGTTCTCTATTAGAGTTCCGTTTATACCCACAACATCAACTTATAATACTTTGATGAAGGCATGTGGCACTGATTATTATCGGGCCAAAGCTTTGATGGATGAGATGAAGACAATGGGTCTTTCTCCCAACCATATAAGCTGGTCCATTTTGATTGACATATGTGGAGGTTCAGGAAATGTACAGGGGGCATTGCAG ATCTTAAGATCCATGCTTGATGCTGGCATTCAACCCGATGTCGTTACTTATACCACAGCTATCAAG ATTTGCGTGGAACAAAAATCATTGAAGACTGCATTTTTGCTATTTGCAGAAATGAAAAGATTTCAGATAAAGCCTAATATG GTGACTTACAATACACTTCTTAGAGCTCATGGTAGATTTGGGTCCTTGGAGGAGGTAAAACAATGCCTAGCTGTATATCAGGACATGCGGAAAGCTGG GTACAGACTCAATGATCACCATCTCAAACAACTGATTGAGGAGTGGTGTGAAGGTCTAATACAGAATCGCCATCGGAAAGAAGGGCAACTTGCTTCCCAGAATAGGATTGATCTAGATCCTAAAAGTCTGCTTCTTGAGAAAGTTGCTGAACACTTGCAGAAGAGTAATGCTGAAAGCCTATCTATTGATCTTCAGAAACTTTCTAAG GTTGAAGCTCGCATATTGGTTCTTGCAGTTCTGAGAATGATGAAAGAGACATCCAATCCAG GAGATTTAACTACAGATGATGTGCAGATCATATTAGGAGTAGATCAAGTAGGCACACCTGCGGCCAATCATGGAAGTGGAGTCAAGGAAACAATAATCGAACTCTTGCAACATGATTTGGGTCTTGAGGTTGTTTCAACAGGATCCAAAACCGAAACTGACAGAAATTATGGCGAGATAAACTCTGCAGATGAATCTTCAGACACAGAGGAGAACAGAGAAAGCGGTGTTTTGCCATCACAATCAGATTTTCCTACAAGGAGACCTGCAGTTCTACAAAAGTTGAAGATAACTAAGGAATCATTGCACTCTTGGCTACAGAGAAGAATGGATGATTCTGAAAGGCAATCCCCTACTGATATGTGA
- the LOC116014942 gene encoding adenylate kinase-like: protein MAAMNRLLRSPSSSLSLARRCLSTAAASETVKSQPYIHTPLATGQDPKAKSVQWVFLGCPGVGKGTYASRLSTLLGVPHIATGDLVREELNSSGPLSKQLAEIVNQGKLVSDEIILSLLSKRLEAGEARGESGFILDGFPRTVRQAEILDEVTDIELVVNLKLPESVLVDKCLGRRICSECGKNFNVASINLKGENGSPGMSMAPLLPPPQCVSKLVSRADDTEAVVKERLRIYYDKSQPVENFYHSQGKLLEFNLPGGIPESWPKLLEVLNLDEHDDKLSAAA, encoded by the exons ATGGCTGCCATGAACCGTCTGCTCAGATCCCCATCCTCCTCGCTTTCCCTTGCGCGGAGGTGTTTATCCACCGCCGCCGCATCGGAGACAGTGAAATCGCAGCCCTACATCCACACTCCTCTCGCGACGGGGCAAGATCCCAAGGCTAAAAGCGTCCAGTGGGTGTTCCTAGGCTGCCCCGGCGTCGGAAAGGGGACTTACGCTAGTCGACTGTCCACTCTCCTCGGCGTTCCGCACATCGCCACCGGCGATCTCGTCCGTGAAGAGCTCAACTCGTCTGGCCCTCTCTCTAAGCAA CTTGCAGAGATTGTAAACCAGGGGAAATTGGTTTCTGATGAGATAATACTAAGCTTGCTGTCAAAGAGACTAGAGGCTGGGGAAGCTAGAGGTGAATCAGGGTTTATACTTGATGGGTTCCCTCGAACAGTGAGACAAGCA GAAATATTGGATGAAGTGACAGACATTGAGTTGGTGGTTAATCTCAAGCTCCCAGAAAGTGTATTAGTTGATAAATGCCTCGGGCGAAGGATTTGCAGTGAATGTGGGAAGAATTTCAATGTGGCATCAATTAATCTCAAGGGCGAAAATGGGTCTCCTGGAATGAGCATGGCCCCTCTACTTCCCCCTCCACAATGTGTTTCAAAGCTAGTCTCTCGAGCTGATGATACTGAAGCTGTTGTTAAGGAAAGACTTCGTATATACTATGACAAG AGTCAACCGGTGGAGAATTTTTATCATAGCCAAGGGAAGCTGCTGGAATTCAATTTGCCTGGAGGGATACCAGAATCTTGGCCAAAATTGCTCGAAGTTCTCAACCTCGATGAACACGATGACAAACTATCAGCTGCAGCTTAG
- the LOC116017900 gene encoding WRKY transcription factor SUSIBA2 isoform X2, which produces MPGTSAWSPPANVLKSDDKPTIVYKPMPKLLSKTTFPQNLNMRSSTSSQQNEAAEETNQVKPSDIRLEAHQSLSLKSGTEKKPVENSKMALQNIEEDERSVFQASGVDCLSGDGYNWRKYGQKQVKGSEYPRSYYKCTHPKCPVKKKVERSVDDQIAEIVYKGEHNHPKPQLPRSNLRDGQPKGVLVSEDTCNETNNPARSEQLTLQNEPCGPSTEHKNNTMLSTRSTYSSGAPPPCYPITSAAAFHGEVSTPENSCAPSGIHREGSQGLEAEGDELKGKRRKCGSQTNDGATLGNGAMETQTVVGSTTDSETTRDGFRWRKYGQKVVKGNTYPRSYYRCTSPKCNVRKYVERAPDDPKSFITTYEGKHNHDIPTRNPNPEASRSSTRAAATKEKS; this is translated from the exons ATGCCTGGCACTTCAGCTTGGTCTCCTCCCGCTAATGTGTTGAAATCAGATGACAAACCGACCATCGTATACAAACCCATGCCAAAGCTACTCTCCAAGACAACTTTTCCTCAAAATTTAAACATG AGAAGCTCTACATCGAGTCAGCAAAACGAAGCAGCTGAGGAGACGAACCAAGTCAAACCATCTGACATCAGATTAGAAGCTCATCAAAGTTTATCATTGAAGTCAGGAACAGAAAAAAAACCGGTTGAAAACTCGAAAATGGCATTGCAGAACATAGAAGAGGATGAGCGTTCTGTGTTTCAGGCCAGTGGCGTGGACTGTCTTTCGGGCGATGGATATAATTGGAGGAAATATGGACAGAAGCAAGTTAAGGGAAGCGAGTACCCGAGAAGTTACTACAAGTGTACACATCCAAAATGCCCCGTGAAAAAGAAGGTCGAGAGATCAGTAGATGATCAGATTGCAGAAATTGTGTACAAGGGTGAGCATAACCACCCTAAGCCTCAGCTTCCAAGAAGCAACTTGCGGGATGGACAACCGAAAGGGGTTCTCGTCTCTGAGGATACTTGTAATGAAACCAATAACCCCGCAAGGAGCGAGCAACTTACTCTACAAAATGAGCCTTGTGGACCTAGCACCGAGCATAAAAACAACACCATGTTGTCCACACGCTCAACTTATTCTAGCGGGGCTCCTCCACCGTGCTATCCCATTACATCTGCTGCAGCATTCCATGGTGAGGTATCAACTCCCGAAAACTCTTGTGCTCCAAGTGGGATACATCGAGAAGGAAGTCAAGGATTGGAGGCAGAAGGCGATGaactaaaaggaaaaagaag GAAGTGCGGGAGCCAAACCAACGATGGAGCGACACTCGGGAATGGTGCAATGGAGACACAGACTGTTGTCGGGAGTACAACTGATTCTGAAACCACGAGGGATGGATTCCGCTGGCGAAAGTATGGGCAGAAGGTAGTTAAAGGAAATACGTACCCCAG GAGCTATTACAGATGCACTAGTCCTAAGTGCAATGTGAGGAAGTATGTGGAGAGAGCCCCCGATGATCCAAAATCCTTCATAACGACCTACGAGGGAAAACACAACCACGACATTCCAACAAGGAACCCAAATCCCGAAGCATCGAGATCAAGCACAAGGGCTGCAGCCACGAAAGAAAAATCATAG